A single window of Jiangella alkaliphila DNA harbors:
- a CDS encoding recombinase family protein: MEGTEPIYLYLRLSRYHRDGADAIERHRVDLLRKLAAEGRWTVMGEYIDNDSASKSAVRSRKGWRRLNDDIRAGVVRAVAFWKLDRTSRIATKCLEWIGECQSRGVYLISHQDSADELNSASAGAKLVTGVKALLAEVETDTMSERQLAAKQHLAEAGFFHGGTVPLGWMRGPRVTDRFGRTGVRLVPHPVEFPALKDATSMVLAGKSIDQVARHWRDHYGITTSSGALLYEPTIYRALISPRMVGYRMRKVPEHRRGVKLELLDYVVRDRHGNPIIAHEPVCDLATWFKVRQALNRAKTSGTRRPWGSHPWLLTGLCFCLCGGRLYCHHKTHINAAGDKRRDYTYWCLANRRMGPGTCPTGCSIGAAKAEAYVLGWFFAQLTDPALGRAVARRRAADGNREIEAVLARLDEAKTERSMLIGKQGTPTYRGSMVTVLLGLVKDVQRRIDELQQRLDALTTAEPPINDGARVIAAWPSLEISEKRNYLRRVIDRIEVRSGRDSVEDRMLILPAQ, translated from the coding sequence TTGGAGGGCACTGAGCCGATCTACTTGTACCTGCGCCTATCGCGTTACCACCGGGACGGTGCCGACGCCATCGAGCGGCACCGCGTCGATCTGCTGCGGAAGCTCGCTGCGGAAGGCCGGTGGACCGTGATGGGCGAGTACATCGACAACGATTCAGCCAGCAAGTCTGCGGTGCGCAGTCGCAAGGGTTGGCGTCGTCTGAATGACGACATCCGGGCTGGAGTCGTGCGAGCAGTCGCCTTCTGGAAGCTGGATCGGACGAGCCGGATCGCGACGAAGTGCTTGGAGTGGATCGGCGAGTGTCAGTCGCGCGGCGTGTACCTGATCTCGCACCAGGACTCAGCCGACGAGCTGAACTCGGCCTCGGCGGGCGCGAAGCTCGTCACTGGGGTCAAGGCACTGCTTGCTGAGGTCGAGACAGACACCATGAGCGAGCGGCAGCTTGCGGCGAAGCAGCATCTCGCCGAGGCAGGGTTCTTTCACGGTGGGACCGTGCCGCTGGGATGGATGCGCGGGCCGCGCGTGACCGACCGCTTCGGGCGGACCGGGGTCCGGCTAGTGCCGCATCCCGTGGAGTTCCCAGCGCTGAAGGATGCGACGTCGATGGTCCTCGCAGGCAAGAGCATCGACCAGGTCGCAAGGCACTGGCGGGATCACTACGGCATCACGACCTCATCCGGCGCGCTCCTATATGAACCAACGATCTATCGCGCACTGATCTCGCCGCGAATGGTTGGGTACAGGATGCGCAAGGTACCCGAGCATCGCAGGGGAGTGAAGCTCGAACTACTGGACTATGTCGTTAGGGACAGGCACGGCAACCCGATCATCGCCCACGAGCCGGTATGCGATCTGGCGACATGGTTCAAAGTCCGTCAAGCCTTGAACCGGGCCAAGACCTCAGGTACCCGCCGGCCCTGGGGGTCACATCCGTGGCTCCTGACAGGTCTGTGCTTCTGCCTGTGTGGCGGGCGCCTCTACTGTCACCACAAGACCCATATCAATGCCGCAGGGGACAAGAGGCGCGACTACACCTACTGGTGCCTTGCGAACCGCAGGATGGGCCCCGGGACCTGCCCGACCGGGTGCTCCATCGGCGCGGCGAAGGCCGAAGCGTACGTACTCGGATGGTTCTTCGCTCAGCTCACCGATCCCGCGCTAGGCCGGGCGGTTGCGCGCCGTCGCGCCGCTGACGGCAATCGGGAGATCGAAGCAGTCCTCGCCCGCCTGGACGAGGCCAAGACCGAACGGAGCATGCTGATCGGCAAGCAGGGAACTCCGACATATCGCGGCTCAATGGTGACGGTGCTGCTCGGGCTGGTCAAAGATGTGCAGCGCCGTATTGATGAGCTGCAGCAGCGACTCGATGCGCTCACTACAGCGGAGCCACCGATCAACGATGGGGCCCGGGTCATAGCCGCATGGCCATCACTGGAGATCAGCGAGAAGCGCAACTACCTGCGCCGCGTCATCGACCGGATCGAGGTTCGTTCTGGTCGGGATTCGGTTGAAGATCGGATGTTGATCTTGCCGGCTCAGTAG
- a CDS encoding YifB family Mg chelatase-like AAA ATPase: protein MTRLARCHSVAIVGVRGTVVDIEVHIGGMPGFSLVGLPDASLYESRDRVRAAVLSSRESWPLQRITVSLSPAALPKRGSHFDLGVAVAILSAAEEVPPAAVDGVLFLGELALDGRLRPVRGVLPAVLAADRAGLTRAVVPAANAAEARLIPGMRVFGARSLRQVLAHLRGTEIPDEPRDELDETSDALAPAADETLDLADVAGQDVPRRAVEIAAAGHHHLLLSGTPGSGKTMLARRLPSLLPDLSIDESLEVTSIHSIAGVLPPGRPLIVRPPFVDPHHTSSLVSIVGGGSRVPHPGAASLAHRGVLFLDES from the coding sequence ATGACCCGGCTGGCGCGCTGCCACAGCGTGGCGATCGTCGGCGTCCGTGGCACGGTCGTCGACATCGAGGTGCACATCGGCGGCATGCCCGGGTTCTCGCTGGTCGGGCTGCCGGACGCGTCGTTGTACGAGTCGCGCGACCGGGTGCGCGCCGCTGTCCTGTCCAGCCGCGAGTCGTGGCCGCTGCAGCGGATCACCGTGAGCCTGTCGCCCGCGGCGCTGCCCAAGCGCGGCAGCCACTTCGACCTCGGCGTCGCCGTTGCCATCCTGTCGGCGGCCGAGGAGGTGCCGCCGGCCGCCGTCGACGGCGTGCTGTTCCTCGGCGAGCTGGCGCTGGACGGACGGCTGCGGCCGGTCCGCGGCGTTCTGCCGGCCGTGCTGGCCGCCGACCGTGCGGGCCTGACGCGCGCCGTCGTCCCCGCGGCCAACGCCGCCGAGGCGCGGCTGATCCCCGGCATGCGGGTGTTCGGCGCGCGATCGCTACGCCAGGTGCTCGCCCACCTCCGCGGCACCGAGATCCCGGACGAGCCGCGCGACGAGCTCGACGAGACGTCCGATGCGCTCGCTCCTGCCGCCGACGAGACGCTCGACCTCGCCGACGTGGCCGGCCAGGACGTGCCGAGAAGGGCGGTCGAGATCGCCGCCGCCGGGCACCACCACCTGTTGCTCTCCGGCACACCGGGTTCCGGGAAGACCATGCTGGCCCGGCGGCTGCCGTCGTTGCTGCCCGACCTGTCGATCGACGAGTCGCTCGAGGTCACGTCGATCCACTCGATCGCCGGAGTGCTGCCGCCGGGCCGGCCGCTGATCGTCCGGCCGCCGTTCGTCGACCCGCACCACACCTCGTCACTCGTGTCGATCGTCGGCGGCGGGAGCCGGGTGCCGCATCCCGGTGCGGCCAGCCTGGCACACCGCGGCGTCCTCTTCCTGGACGAGTCGTGA
- a CDS encoding YraN family protein — protein sequence MRLKDNVGIYGEQVAVTHLEHAGFVVLERNWRCDIGEIDIVALDGATVVVCEVKTRSGLGYGSGLEAVTPEKLARLYRLALRWRDEAGRAGAELRVDVIAVHRRRHGDPQIVHVRGAQ from the coding sequence ATGCGACTCAAGGACAACGTCGGCATCTACGGCGAACAGGTCGCCGTCACGCATCTGGAGCACGCCGGGTTCGTCGTGCTCGAACGCAACTGGCGCTGCGACATCGGCGAGATCGACATCGTCGCGCTCGACGGCGCCACCGTCGTCGTGTGTGAGGTCAAGACGCGCAGCGGCCTGGGTTACGGATCTGGCCTCGAGGCCGTCACGCCGGAGAAGCTGGCCCGGCTGTACCGCCTCGCCCTGCGCTGGCGCGACGAGGCCGGCCGCGCGGGCGCCGAGCTCAGGGTCGACGTCATCGCGGTGCACCGGCGCCGCCACGGCGATCCGCAGATCGTCCACGTGCGAGGTGCGCAATGA
- a CDS encoding DUF2469 domain-containing protein, which produces MSAEDLEKYETEMELSLYREYRDVVGLFSYVVETERRFYLTNNVDFQVRGEGGDVYFEVTMSDAWVWDMYRPARFVKNVKVVTFKDVNVEELAKSDLEIPKT; this is translated from the coding sequence ATGAGTGCTGAGGATCTCGAGAAGTACGAGACCGAGATGGAGCTCTCGCTCTACCGCGAGTACCGCGACGTGGTCGGCCTGTTCTCGTACGTGGTGGAGACCGAGCGGCGGTTCTACCTCACGAACAACGTCGACTTCCAGGTGCGCGGCGAGGGCGGCGACGTCTACTTCGAGGTCACCATGAGCGACGCCTGGGTGTGGGACATGTACCGTCCGGCCCGCTTCGTCAAGAACGTCAAGGTCGTCACCTTCAAGGACGTCAACGTCGAGGAGCTGGCCAAGAGCGACCTGGAGATCCCCAAGACCTGA
- a CDS encoding ribonuclease HII: MPTLARRRIPVRRDAGLYAYERTLARTGFTPVAGTDEAGRGACAGPLVVGAAVLAPGKRGEVPGLADSKLLTPAARERAYDQVVARAAAWSVIIVPPDEVDRVGLHRSNIIAMRRALARLEPAPSYVLTDGFPVTGLGVPGLAMWKGDQVAACIAAASVIAKVTRDRIMCELHEQWPDYGFDAHKGYVTDEHQQALSAHGPSPVHRRSYANVARVVSLGDEGWKGEPDL, translated from the coding sequence ATGCCCACACTCGCCCGACGACGCATCCCGGTCCGGCGTGACGCCGGACTGTACGCCTATGAGCGCACGCTGGCCCGGACCGGGTTCACGCCGGTCGCGGGGACCGACGAGGCCGGCCGGGGCGCCTGCGCAGGCCCGCTGGTCGTCGGGGCGGCCGTGCTGGCGCCGGGGAAGCGTGGTGAGGTGCCCGGGCTGGCCGACTCCAAGCTGCTCACGCCGGCCGCCCGCGAACGCGCCTACGACCAGGTCGTCGCTCGCGCCGCCGCCTGGTCCGTCATCATCGTCCCGCCCGACGAGGTCGACCGCGTCGGGCTGCACCGCAGCAACATCATCGCCATGCGCCGCGCCCTCGCCCGCCTCGAGCCCGCCCCGTCGTACGTGCTGACGGACGGCTTCCCGGTCACCGGGCTGGGCGTGCCGGGCCTCGCCATGTGGAAAGGCGACCAGGTCGCGGCCTGCATCGCCGCCGCGTCGGTCATCGCCAAGGTCACCCGCGACCGCATCATGTGTGAGCTGCACGAACAATGGCCCGACTACGGGTTCGACGCGCACAAGGGCTACGTGACGGACGAGCATCAGCAGGCGCTGTCGGCGCACGGGCCGAGCCCGGTTCACCGTCGGTCCTACGCCAACGTCGCGCGCGTGGTATCCCTTGGAGACGAAGGCTGGAAAGGGGAACCCGACCTATGA
- the lepB gene encoding signal peptidase I — translation MTEENVPREGDGGPRRGGDGTETASGGSRNGLAAFFKETAIVVALSLLIATIVRIFLVQAFLIPSGSMEDTLLVGDRVLVSKISLQFGDIHRGDVVVFEDPDRWLGDQAPSGGSGVGGAIKDVFEFVGVLPDDSEEHLIKRVIGVGGDTVACCDDSGHITVNGTSIDETAYLYPGDSPSLNEFERTVPDGELFVMGDHRSNSGDSRIHGTFSEDLVVGRAFAIAWPFARWAGVGDDNAFDDVPEP, via the coding sequence GTGACCGAGGAGAACGTGCCTCGGGAAGGCGACGGGGGCCCGCGTCGCGGTGGCGACGGCACCGAGACGGCCAGCGGCGGCTCTCGGAACGGGCTGGCCGCCTTCTTCAAGGAGACCGCCATCGTGGTGGCGCTCTCCTTGCTGATCGCCACGATCGTGCGGATCTTCCTCGTCCAGGCGTTCCTCATCCCGTCCGGGTCGATGGAAGACACCCTGCTGGTCGGCGACCGCGTGCTGGTGTCGAAGATCAGCCTGCAGTTCGGTGACATCCACCGCGGCGACGTCGTCGTGTTCGAGGACCCCGACCGCTGGCTCGGCGACCAGGCCCCGTCCGGCGGCTCCGGCGTCGGCGGCGCCATCAAGGACGTCTTCGAGTTCGTCGGCGTGCTGCCCGACGACTCCGAGGAGCACCTGATCAAGCGGGTCATCGGCGTCGGCGGCGACACCGTGGCCTGCTGCGACGACTCCGGGCACATCACCGTCAACGGCACGTCCATCGACGAGACCGCCTACCTGTACCCCGGCGACTCGCCGTCGCTCAACGAGTTCGAGCGCACCGTCCCCGACGGCGAGCTGTTCGTCATGGGCGACCACCGCTCCAACTCCGGCGACTCCCGCATCCACGGGACGTTCTCCGAGGACCTGGTCGTGGGGCGCGCGTTCGCGATCGCCTGGCCGTTCGCCCGGTGGGCCGGCGTCGGCGACGACAACGCGTTCGACGACGTCCCCGAACCCTGA
- the rplS gene encoding 50S ribosomal protein L19, with product MMHLLDSVDSAQLRDDIPAFRAGDNLKVHVRVVEGNRSRIQVFQGVVIRRQGSGIRETFTVRKVSFGVGVERTFPVHTPVIEKIELVTRGDVRRAKLYYLRNLRGKAAKIREKRETA from the coding sequence ATCATGCACCTGCTCGACTCCGTCGACTCCGCGCAGCTGCGCGACGACATCCCGGCCTTCCGCGCGGGCGACAACCTCAAGGTCCACGTCCGCGTCGTCGAGGGCAACCGGTCCCGCATCCAGGTCTTCCAGGGCGTCGTCATCCGCCGCCAGGGCTCGGGCATCCGCGAGACGTTCACCGTCCGCAAGGTCAGCTTCGGCGTCGGCGTCGAGCGCACCTTCCCGGTGCACACCCCGGTCATCGAGAAGATCGAGCTGGTCACCCGCGGCGACGTCCGCCGGGCGAAGCTCTACTACCTGCGCAACCTGCGTGGCAAGGCCGCCAAGATCCGCGAGAAGCGCGAGACTGCCTGA
- the trmD gene encoding tRNA (guanosine(37)-N1)-methyltransferase TrmD encodes MRIDVVTIFPDYLAPLDLSLVGKAREAGVLDLRVHDLRDWAADRHRTVDDTPYGGGAGMVMKPDVWGAALDDVIGSGASGSVPRLLLPTPSGRPFTQHIAHELAAEPWLVLACGRYEGIDARLVDDAATRMPVTELSLGDYVLNGGEVAALVVVEAVARLLPGVVGNPESLVEESHGADGLLEYPVYTKPPTWRGLDVPEVLLSGHHGNVARWRRDQALRRTAERRPDLVAQLDPAALDARDREVLDEAGFPVPPPSVAD; translated from the coding sequence ATGCGCATCGACGTCGTCACGATCTTCCCCGACTACCTCGCGCCCCTGGACCTGTCCCTGGTCGGGAAGGCGCGCGAGGCCGGCGTCCTCGACCTGCGTGTCCACGACCTGCGCGACTGGGCCGCCGACCGGCACCGCACCGTCGACGACACCCCGTACGGCGGCGGCGCCGGCATGGTGATGAAGCCCGACGTGTGGGGCGCGGCGCTCGACGACGTCATCGGCTCCGGCGCGTCCGGCAGCGTGCCGCGGCTGCTGCTGCCGACGCCGTCGGGCCGGCCGTTCACCCAGCACATCGCCCACGAGCTGGCCGCGGAGCCGTGGCTGGTGCTGGCCTGCGGGCGGTACGAGGGCATCGACGCGCGCCTCGTCGACGACGCCGCCACCCGGATGCCCGTCACCGAGCTGTCGCTGGGCGACTACGTGCTCAACGGCGGCGAGGTCGCCGCGCTCGTCGTCGTCGAGGCGGTCGCGAGGCTGCTGCCCGGCGTCGTCGGGAATCCGGAGTCGCTGGTCGAGGAGTCGCACGGCGCCGACGGCCTGCTCGAATACCCCGTCTACACCAAGCCGCCGACATGGCGCGGGCTGGACGTCCCAGAGGTGCTGCTCTCAGGCCACCACGGCAACGTCGCGCGGTGGCGGCGCGACCAGGCGCTGCGGCGCACCGCCGAGCGCCGTCCGGACCTCGTCGCCCAGCTCGATCCGGCGGCGCTGGACGCGCGTGACCGGGAGGTTCTCGACGAGGCCGGGTTTCCGGTTCCGCCGCCGTCTGTGGCAGACTGA
- the rimM gene encoding ribosome maturation factor RimM (Essential for efficient processing of 16S rRNA), with amino-acid sequence MIVTVGRIGRAHGVRGEVTVDVRTDTPDERFADGAVLATEPARRGPLKVLGSRWHSGRLLVAFDGVADRTAAEGLRGIVLVAEIPDDATTGDPDEFFDHQLVGLAVVGVDGDPLGVVREIIHAPSQDLLSIERTAGGEALIPFVTEIVPEVDVAGSRVVVDPPPGLFED; translated from the coding sequence GTGATCGTCACCGTCGGGCGCATCGGGCGCGCGCACGGGGTCCGCGGCGAGGTCACGGTCGACGTGCGCACCGACACGCCCGACGAACGGTTCGCCGACGGCGCCGTGCTCGCCACCGAACCCGCCAGGCGGGGCCCGCTGAAAGTCCTCGGGTCCCGCTGGCACAGCGGCCGGCTGCTGGTCGCGTTCGACGGCGTCGCCGACCGCACCGCCGCCGAGGGGCTGCGCGGCATCGTGCTGGTGGCCGAGATCCCCGACGACGCCACGACCGGCGACCCCGACGAGTTCTTCGACCACCAGCTGGTCGGGCTGGCCGTCGTCGGGGTCGACGGCGATCCGCTCGGCGTCGTGCGCGAGATCATCCACGCGCCTAGCCAGGACCTGCTTTCCATCGAGCGCACGGCCGGCGGCGAGGCGCTGATCCCGTTCGTCACCGAGATCGTGCCTGAGGTCGACGTCGCCGGGTCGCGGGTGGTCGTCGACCCGCCGCCGGGACTGTTCGAGGACTGA
- a CDS encoding RNA-binding protein: MLAEALEHLVAGVVDHPDEVSVRTRQLRRGRLLEVRVHPDDLGKVIGRGGRTATSFRTVVAALSSDGGVRIDFVDVDGR; the protein is encoded by the coding sequence ATGCTGGCCGAGGCGCTGGAGCACCTGGTCGCCGGGGTGGTCGACCACCCCGACGAGGTCAGCGTGCGCACGCGTCAGCTCCGCCGCGGCCGGCTGCTCGAGGTCCGGGTGCACCCCGACGACCTCGGCAAGGTCATCGGCCGCGGCGGCCGCACGGCCACCTCGTTCCGCACGGTCGTCGCGGCGCTGTCGTCCGACGGCGGTGTCCGCATCGACTTCGTCGACGTCGACGGGCGCTGA